CGCGCCGGTTGGGATTACGTCCTGATCGGGCGGCCACAAGCCACGGCCGGCCGCGATTTCGCCGATCTGTGCAACGATCTGGCCTTTGCCCTGCGCAAGGTTCATAAATGAGCCCGCTGGCGCATCTGTTGGCGCTGCCGGTCCGCGGCTATCGGCTGCTCTTTTCGCCCTGGGTGGGGCATGGCTGCCGGTTCCAGCCGACCTGTTCCGCCTATGCGCTGGAGGCGTTGGAGCGTCATGGCGCGTTTCGCGGCGGCTGGCTGGTGCTGCGGCGGATCGGGCGCTGTCATCCCTGGGGCGGGCACGGCTTCGACCCCGTTCCCGATAACAAGCAGCCGGACAAGACCCGCTGAAGGACCCCCGCGATGCTGGACGATACCGACGATACCGAGATCCACCCGCTGTTTGCGGGCGCCCCTTCCTCGACCGAGTTCCGCAAGCTGCGCAAGCGTCTGGTCCGCGAGACCCGCGCCGCGATCGAGGATTACGGCATGATCCGGCCCGGCGATCGCTGGCTGGTCTGCCTGTCGGGTGGCAAGGACAGCTATACCCTGCTGGCGGTGCTGCACGAGCTGCAATGGCGCGGCTTGCTGCCGGTCGATCTGCTGGCCTGCAATCTGGATCAGGGCCAGCCGGGTTTTCCCGCGACGGTCCTGCCGGAATTCCTGAAACGGCGCGGGGTCAGGCACCGGATCGAATATCAGGACACCTATTCCATCGTGAAGGAAAAGGTGCCGCAGGGCCGGACCTATTGCGCGCTGTGTTCGCGGCTGCGGCGCGGCAACCTGTATCGGATCGCGCGCGAGGAAGGCTGTTCCGCCGTGGTTCTGGGGCATCACCGCGACGATATTCTGGAAACATTTTTCATGAATCTGTTTCACGGCGGACGTCTGGCAACGATGCCGCCCAAGCTGTTGAATGAAGAGGGTGATCTGACCGTGTTGCGGCCGCTGTCCTACGTCGCCGAGGCCGATTGCGACCGTTTCGCCCGCGCCATGATGTATCCGATCATTCCCTGCGACCTGTGCGGCAGCCAGGAGGGTTTGCAGCGTGTGCAGGTCAAGAAGCTGCTGGATGAATGGGAATCGCGCAGCCCCGGCCGCCGTCAGGTCATGTTCCGGGCGCTGATGAATGTGCGGCCCTCGCATCTGCTGGACCCGAAGCTGTTCGATTTCAGCCAGCTTTTCCCCGATGATTCAAATGCCACCGAAATTCCTCGCCTGCGGCCTCAGGAACATTAACCTAACATAAGGCTTTCGGCGCTAATCCTTGTCAGGTGATTCCATGACGGGGACATGCTGTGACTGACACATCGCATTCGCGCTGGCGGACCTTCTGGGACCGTATTCT
The Paracoccus alcaliphilus DNA segment above includes these coding regions:
- the yidD gene encoding membrane protein insertion efficiency factor YidD: MSPLAHLLALPVRGYRLLFSPWVGHGCRFQPTCSAYALEALERHGAFRGGWLVLRRIGRCHPWGGHGFDPVPDNKQPDKTR
- the ttcA gene encoding tRNA 2-thiocytidine(32) synthetase TtcA, coding for MLDDTDDTEIHPLFAGAPSSTEFRKLRKRLVRETRAAIEDYGMIRPGDRWLVCLSGGKDSYTLLAVLHELQWRGLLPVDLLACNLDQGQPGFPATVLPEFLKRRGVRHRIEYQDTYSIVKEKVPQGRTYCALCSRLRRGNLYRIAREEGCSAVVLGHHRDDILETFFMNLFHGGRLATMPPKLLNEEGDLTVLRPLSYVAEADCDRFARAMMYPIIPCDLCGSQEGLQRVQVKKLLDEWESRSPGRRQVMFRALMNVRPSHLLDPKLFDFSQLFPDDSNATEIPRLRPQEH